The DNA region TAATTCAATATCTTTCATTTCTTTACAAGCTTCTTCAAATCCAGCTTCATAAGCAGTATTTGCTTCATGTAATGATTTTTGAGCAAAAGCAATAGCTTCAACTAAATCAGCTTCATTCATTTCATTTGAATTATGAACTTTTGTAAATGCTTCAATATCAACTTCAACCATATCAGATGAAGAAATAGATTTCATTTCAATCATTAATAATTCATCTTTAGAACCAGCTATGTATAAATCAAGTGTAGAATTTTCAAGCTCACTCATTTTTGGATTAGCAATATATTCACCTTCAATTTTAGCAACTCTTACACCACAAACTGATTTTTTAATTGGTAGATTTGAAGTATATAAAGCAGCATTTGCAGCATTTAAAGCTAAAGCTTGTAAATCAACATCTTTATCTGCACTTAAAACCATAACTGTAATTGTTGTTGGGTACACATAACCTTTTGGAAATAATGGTCTTAAACTTCTATCGATTACTCTTGAAGTTAATGTTTCAAATTCACTTGGCTTTGCTTCTCTTTTTATAAAACCACCTGGTAACTTAGCTGCTGCATAAGTCTTTTCAATATATTGAACTGTTAAAGGAGTAAAATCTTCACTTACAGGATTATCAAACTCACTAACCACTGTAGCTAAAACCACTGCATTTCCTAATTTTGCTAATACTGACCCATTAGCTTGTTTGGCAACTTTACCAAACTCAAAAATTTCTTGTTTCTTATTTAATTCAAACTCACAAACTGTTGACATTTTATTTTAATCCTTTTTTATTGTTTCTATATCTTCAAATTTTAATTCATTTAATGTATCATAATAAAAATTAATAGATATAAAGTGATCTAATTTTTCTACATAATACAAGTCATCTGCAATTGATTCAATCGTTTGAATACTTGCACTTGGTATTACAGGTGTTGCAACTGATATTGATTTTGCACCAAGTTTAATTGCACTTTTAATACATGCCATCATTGTTAAACCAGTATTTAATCCTTCATCTATAAGTAATATGTTTTTTTCATTTAAATTTGTTAATTTCCTATCATCTCTAAACTTATTTACTTCATATGATAATTCATTATCATATAAAAATTTTGATTGTCCATAAATTAAATCTAAACTTATATCAAATACTTTTACAAGTTCTTCATGAATCAAAACTTCTTCAACTTCAGTAACAATAGCAATTTCACATTCGTGATTATTAGGAGCATAAATCTTTTTAGAAAACATCATATCTAATTGGGCATTTAACTCTTTAGCAATAATCTTAGCAATTGGATATCCTCCATAAGATGTAGATAAAACTGTCCAATCCTCTAATTTCATTTTATCAATTGGTAAAATATCAAGTAGTCTATATGCTGCAACTTCTCTATTTTTAAAAAATATAGGGTCAGTTGTCATCTAATCTTCCTTATACTTTTGATTAATTCCACCAAGTGGCTTAAGTTCTAAATTAAAATATACAATTTTTTGATCTATTCCATCACTTGTGCTACTACTAGTAGTAGAAGGAACTCTTTCTCTTTCATATTTAATATCTAAATTCCAACATCTATCATTTATATTTAAACTAATTCCTTGTTTACTTCTAACTTTTTCTAGAAGGTTGTAATTTTCATAATAAGATACTTTATAATCTTTAGAAAGTTGATAATCTGCTTGTGCACGATATGATTCTAAATCTTCATTATCAGTATATGGATTTTCTGTATCTTTTGATTTATAATAACCAACACTTAAAGACAAATCATCAAGTTTGTAAGTAGCATCAAATGAAGTTTCAATAAACTGTTTATCTTGAACATTATAAACAAGTCGATTTGATATCGAACCATTCTGATAATTTAATTTAATATAATTCTCAGTATTTTGTAATTTTGGTTCATCTACACTATTATATAAAATTGATTGTGTTAACTTATGATTTATAATTTGATTTAAATTATTATTATCATATAAAGATTGATTTAAAGATATGTTTATATTTCTATTTCCTTCTGTATTAGGAAAAGATGATAATTCACTTGTACTATCAGTTGTAGTGATTCCATATAAATCTCCAT from Poseidonibacter antarcticus includes:
- a CDS encoding phosphoribosyltransferase produces the protein MTTDPIFFKNREVAAYRLLDILPIDKMKLEDWTVLSTSYGGYPIAKIIAKELNAQLDMMFSKKIYAPNNHECEIAIVTEVEEVLIHEELVKVFDISLDLIYGQSKFLYDNELSYEVNKFRDDRKLTNLNEKNILLIDEGLNTGLTMMACIKSAIKLGAKSISVATPVIPSASIQTIESIADDLYYVEKLDHFISINFYYDTLNELKFEDIETIKKD